The following coding sequences lie in one Musa acuminata AAA Group cultivar baxijiao chromosome BXJ3-1, Cavendish_Baxijiao_AAA, whole genome shotgun sequence genomic window:
- the LOC104000595 gene encoding protein NRT1/ PTR FAMILY 5.10, which yields MVTDPLLSRCYPDYVVGAIDYRGRPASRSASGGWTSALFIIAVEIAERFAFYGVSSNLISYLTGPLGESTASAAAAINAWNGVAAMLPLLGAFLADSYLGRYRTIVIASLLYMLSLAMLTLSSLLPSLHLAKCGDTTVDPAGCPPSPSSVAFFYASLYLMAFAQGGHKPCVQAFGADQFDENHPGECAAQSSFFNWWYLGFSGGVLVAVIVLSYVQDYISWGLGFGIPCAAMLLALLVFLLGTNTYRFYPLENSPFACMRRTVHLATEEDRGGLNSMDVGCGEGSEGLLRLLPTWATCLTYAMVFGQSSTLFTKQGSTLDRRIGFIYLNLEVPPAALQVFISVSIVGFIPVYDRILVPVARKFTKLPSGITTLQRIGAGLVLSLASMVAAALVEMKRLRTAREFGLVNQPEAVIPMSFWWLAPQYVLSGVADVFAMVGLQEFCYDQVPDALRSLGLALYLSIFGIGSFISGFLVSVIDKASRKKTGESWFSDNLNRAHLDYFYWLLAGLSTLGLLLYLHFAQAYVYKKKGRNASM from the exons ATGGTCACCGATCCTCTCCTCTCCCGCTGTTACCCCGACTACGTCGTGGGCGCCATCGACTACCGTGGTCGCCCCGCCTCCCGCTCCGCCTCCGGCGGCTGGACCTCCGCCCTCTTCATCATAG CGGTGGAGATTGCTGAGAGGTTCGCGTTCTACGGCGTATCCTCCAACCTGATATCCTACCTCACGGGTCCGCTCGGGGAGTCGACGGCGTCTGCGGCGGCGGCCATCAACGCGTGGAACGGCGTGGCGGCTATGCTGCCTCTCCTAGGGGCCTTCCTCGCCGACTCCTACCTAGGCCGCTACCGCACCATTGTCATCGCCTCCCTGCTTTACATGCTG AGCCTGGCCATGCTGACCCTCTCATCTCTTCTGCCCTCCCTCCACCTTGCCAAATGCGGAGACACCACCGTAGATCCAGCAGGCTGCCCACCTTCACCTTCATCGGTGGCCTTCTTTTACGCCTCCCTCTACCTCATGGCATTTGCCCAGGGAGGCCACAAACCCTGCGTCCAAGCCTTCGGCGCCGACCAGTTCGACGAGAACCACCCCGGCGAATGCGCGGCCCAGAGCTCCTTCTTCAACTGGTGGTACCTGGGGTTCAGCGGCGGCGTCCTCGTCGCCGTCATCGTCTTGAGCTATGTCCAAGACTACATCAGCTGGGGGCTCGGCTTCGGAATCCCCTGCGCCGCCATGTTGCTCGCCTTGCTGGTGTTCCTGCTCGGAACCAACACCTACCGCTTCTACCCGTTGGAGAACAGCCCGTTCGCTTGCATGCGGAGAACCGTCCACTTGGCAACGGAAGAAGATAGAGGAGGACTCAATTCCAT GGATGTTGGTTGTGGAGAAGGCTCGGAGGGGTTGCTTCGACTGTTGCCGACATGGGCGACCTGCTTGACTTACGCTATGGTATTTGGCCAGTCGTCAACGCTCTTCACCAAGCAAGGCAGCACCTTGGACAGGAGGATAGGCTTCATATACTTGAACCTTGAAGTGCCGCCGGCAGCCCTGCAAGTCTTCATCAGCGTCTCCATCGTGGGCTTCATCCCGGTCTACGATAGGATTCTCGTGCCGGTAGCGAGGAAGTTTACGAAGCTCCCTTCCGGCATCACCACGCTCCAGAGGATCGGTGCCGGATTGGTCCTCTCACTCGCCTCCATGGTGGCAGCAGCTCTGGTTGAGATGAAACGACTCCGAACGGCAAGGGAGTTCGGACTCGTGAACCAGCCCGAGGCCGTGATCCCCATGAGTTTTTGGTGGCTGGCGCCGCAGTACGTCCTCTCTGGGGTCGCAGATGTTTTCGCCATGGTTGGCTTGCAGGAATTCTGCTACGACCAAGTCCCTGATGCATTGAGGAGTCTGGGGCTGGCGCTCTACCTGAGCATCTTTGGCATCGGCAGCTTCATCAGCGGATTCCTGGTGTCCGTCATCGACAAAGCCAGCAGAAAGAAAACGGGGGAGAGCTGGTTCTCAGACAATCTAAACCGTGCCCATCTCGATTACTTCTATTGGTTACTTGCAGGTCTCAGTACTTTGGGGTTGCTTCTGTACCTTCACTTTGCACAAGCTTATGTGTACAAGAAAAAGGGACGCAATGCATCTATGTAA